In a genomic window of Arcticibacter tournemirensis:
- a CDS encoding glycosyltransferase family 9 protein, translated as MNDTPKHILVSRNDAVGDVILAFPVCGLIKEYFPDCKVSFLGRTYTREIALSSTFVDNFVNQDELTHQSEDEGVAQLSKLNIDTVIFLRPDKSLARIAKKAGIKLRIGTAHRVYHWYTCNKLVRLSRKNSPLHEAQLNVKLLKGVNIKKKLTLSEIPAYYGLKRIEPLMDEYRQMLSEDKFNLILHPKSHGNSLEWRLQNFTGLIQKLDPAKFRIFISGSRKENEILKPWIEEQGDRVINICGKLSLTQFISFINSSDGLIAASTGPLHIAAASGIHALGLYTDIKTKDAGRWGPIGEKAEHLQCKHADMDTITVDMVYEKVTKWI; from the coding sequence ATGAATGATACACCAAAACATATATTGGTTTCCCGAAATGACGCTGTTGGTGATGTAATCCTTGCTTTTCCTGTTTGCGGACTGATAAAAGAATATTTTCCTGATTGTAAAGTATCGTTTCTTGGCAGAACCTATACAAGGGAGATTGCACTGTCAAGTACTTTCGTTGACAACTTCGTAAATCAGGATGAGTTAACCCATCAGAGCGAAGATGAAGGTGTCGCTCAACTCTCTAAATTAAATATAGATACGGTGATTTTCTTAAGGCCCGATAAAAGTCTTGCCAGAATCGCCAAAAAGGCGGGCATCAAACTACGAATTGGCACTGCTCACAGGGTCTATCATTGGTATACCTGTAATAAGCTTGTCAGGCTTAGCAGAAAGAATTCACCGCTTCACGAAGCCCAGTTAAATGTAAAGCTTCTAAAGGGAGTTAATATAAAGAAGAAGCTGACGCTGTCCGAAATTCCGGCATACTATGGGCTAAAGAGGATTGAGCCCTTAATGGATGAGTACCGGCAAATGCTTTCTGAAGACAAGTTTAATCTGATCCTTCATCCAAAATCGCATGGTAACAGTCTCGAGTGGCGACTTCAGAACTTTACCGGGCTGATACAAAAGCTCGACCCAGCGAAATTCAGAATCTTTATCAGTGGGTCCCGTAAAGAAAATGAGATTCTAAAGCCCTGGATCGAAGAACAGGGTGACAGAGTGATCAATATTTGCGGGAAATTATCTTTAACACAGTTTATTTCATTTATTAATTCGAGCGACGGCCTGATAGCCGCAAGTACCGGCCCGCTTCATATCGCAGCGGCATCGGGAATTCACGCGTTAGGACTTTACACCGATATAAAGACCAAGGATGCGGGACGCTGGGGCCCCATAGGAGAAAAGGCAGAGCATCTGCAGTGCAAGCATGCGGATATGGACACGATTACCGTTGATATGGTATATGAAAAAGTTACAAAGTGGATATAA